In a genomic window of Gossypium arboreum isolate Shixiya-1 chromosome 9, ASM2569848v2, whole genome shotgun sequence:
- the LOC108462050 gene encoding UDP-glycosyltransferase 73D1-like, protein MASVTAKQLHFVLIPLMAQGHMIPMVDMARLLADRGVIVSLITTPRNASRFDTVIERASESGLRIRLVKIPFPCQEVGLPIGCENLDTLCSRDLLKKFYNALDLWREPLEQFLEQQKPQPSCIISDKCLSWTSETAQKFNIPRIVFHGMGCFSLLSSHNVKLHKAHLFVASDSERFRVPGLPQKVEITRAQLPGTFVSLPELDDTRNKMQEAEMNAYGVVINSFNELEHGCVNEYQKAIKKKVWAIGPVSLCNRIYLDKFERGNKASINDNKCLKWLDSMKTRSVIYACLGSLCRLVSAQLIELGLGLEASQQPFVWVVKTGNQRANDELEKWFSEHNFEEKIKGRGLIIKGWAPQVLILSHPAIRGFLTHCGWNSTLEAVCSGVPMITWPQFSEQFFNEKLIVEILKIGVGVGVEIPVRWGEEEKLGVLVRKEQIEKAINMLMNGGEEGEKRRTRARELAEMAIKAVENGGSSHLNLSLLVQDILEQVNQL, encoded by the coding sequence ATGGCTTCCGTGACGGCCAAGCAGCTACACTTTGTGTTAATCCCGCTGATGGCACAAGGTCATATGATTCCGATGGTTGACATGGCTCGGCTTCTTGCAGATCGAGGGGTGATCGTAAGCTTGATCACTACTCCCCGAAATGCGTCGAGATTCGACACAGTCATTGAACGAGCTTCTGAGTCAGGGCTCCGGATTCGGCTAGTGAAAATTCCATTTCCATGCCAAGAAGTGGGACTTCCAATTGGATGCGAGAATCTCGACACTTTATGTTCCAGGGACCTATTGAAAAAGTTCTACAATGCACTTGATTTGTGGCGAGAACCATTGGAACAATTCCTGGAACAGCAAAAGCCACAACCAAGCTGCATAATATCAGACAAGTGTCTTTCCTGGACCTCAGAAACCGCTCAGAAGTTTAACATTCCCAGGATTGTTTTTCATGGGATGGGCTGCTTTTCATTGTTGAGCTCTCACAATGTGAAGCTCCACAAGGCTCATCTTTTCGTTGCCTCGGATTCGGAGCGCTTTCGGGTTCCAGGATTGCCACAAAAAGTGGAGATAACAAGGGCTCAGCTTCCCGGTACCTTTGTTAGCTTGCCTGAGTTGGACGATACTCGCAACAAGATGCAAGAGGCTGAAATGAATGCTTATGGTGTTGTGATAAACAGCTTCAATGAACTCGAGCATGGATGTGTCAACGAGTACCAGAAGGCAATAAAGAAAAAGGTTTGGGCCATTGGACCAGTTTCTTTATGCAACAGAatatacttggacaagtttgaaCGAGGcaacaaagcatcaatcaatgaCAACAAATGCTTGAAATGGCTCGACTCTATGAAAACAAGGTCAGTTATTTACGCTTGTTTAGGCAGTCTATGCCGTCTCGTTTCAGCACAATTGATAGAGCTGGGGTTGGGTCTAGAAGCATCACAACAACCGTTCGTTTGGGTAGTCAAAACAGGAAATCAGCGAGCTAATGATGAGTTGGAGAAGTGGTTTTCAGAACATAACTTTGAGGAGAAAATCAAAGGGAGAGGACTTATAATCAAGGGTTGGGCTCCCCAAGTTCTTATTTTATCCCACCCTGCAATAAGAGGGTTCTTAACTCACTGCGGTTGGAATTCAACTTTAGAAGCCGTATGCTCGGGGGTGCCAATGATAACATGGCCACAATTCTCCGAACAGTTCTTTAACGAGAAACTGATTGTTGAAATTCTAAAAATAGGTGTTGGGGTTGGGGTTGAGATCCCTGTTAGATGGGGTGAAGAAGAGAAACTTGGGGTGCTGGTTAGGAAAGAACAGATTGAGAAAGCCATAAATATGTTGATGAATGGCGGAGAAGAAGGCGAAAAGAGGAGAACGAGAGCTCGAGAACTTGCGGAAATGGCGATAAAAGCAGTGGAAAATGGAGGATCATCCCATCTCAACCTGTCACTCTTGGTGCAAGACATTTTGGAGCAAGTCAATCAACTATAG